Within Candidatus Spechtbacterales bacterium, the genomic segment GCGCCTACGGCTTGTGCTCATTAAGCACCTGTATTACTTCTTTCGCAAGCTGGCGGTAAGCATTTGCGCCACTACTTGCCGGATCAAACTGGTAAATTGTCTGGCCATACCCGGGCGCCTCGGCTAAAGCTACATTTCTTGGAATAACAGCGTCAAACACATATCCCGGAAAGTTCCGCCTTACATCCTTAAGTACAGTACGGCTCAATCTGTTTCTTTTGTCATACATGGTGCACACTGCTCCCAAAATCCTTACGTCTTTGTCCAGATTCTTTCTTATAAGATCTACACTGTTTAGAAGCTGTCCTAAACCTTCAAGGGCATAATATTCACTCTGCACGGGTATTAAAACGTGATCTGCCGCCACTATCGCATTTAATGTCAGAAGCCCAAGACTCGGCGGACAGTCAACTAAAACAAAATCATAATTATCCTTTACCCTGTTTATTGTATCATATAACTTAAATTCACGGTTCTTATGGCTTACAAGTTCTATGGCAGCTCCCGCCAAATCGGGATGCGAAGGCAGAATATCCAGAGAAAAAAGACCTGTCGGTTTTATTACATCTTCCGGCAAAATACCCCCGACAAGCGTATGGTAAACATGCACAGGAAGATTGTCTATTGAAACAAAGGTTGAACTCGCGTTAGCCTGAGGGTCTACATCTACAAGAAGTACTTTTTTTCCGTACGCGGCAAGATAAACCCCAAGGTTTAAAGCTGTTGTGGTCTTCCCTGTTCCGCCTTTTTGATTAGCAAGTGTAATTACGGCTCCCATATTCCTTCATAATATCAGTAATAGAACAATAATAGCAACAAAAAGCAAAATTGACAAACTCTTTAAAATGAACTATTTTTGTGGTAAAGTATAGCTAAAATAAGATAAGGGCGGGTGGCGGAACTGGTATACCTGCCTGCCGGCAGGCAGGCGCGCACGACTCAAAAACAACATTTAAATGTTTACAGTATACGCTATAAAAAGCAAGCAGAATAATTATATCTATGTTGGATTAACAAAGAATCTTGAAGATAGACTATTGAGACACGATAACGGCAGAGAGAAAACCACAAAACCTTACAGACCCTTTCAATTGATACATGCTGAAAATTTTAAAACACGACAAGAAGCACGGAATCGTGAAAAACAATTAAAATCAGGCTTCGGTAAAGAATTCTTAAAAACTTTACTATAAACATGCCCGGGTGGCGGAACTGGCAGACGCGCACGACTCAAAATCGTGTACCGCAAGGTGTGGGAGTTCGACTCTCCCCCCGGGCACCAATATCAAACTTTCCGATTTAGTAAAAACAACTAAAAGTGGAGCATAATATGAAAACAATACTTGTAGACGCAGTAGGTGCTTTTGTTGTAGAAACCGAGAAC encodes:
- a CDS encoding ParA family protein, whose product is MGAVITLANQKGGTGKTTTALNLGVYLAAYGKKVLLVDVDPQANASSTFVSIDNLPVHVYHTLVGGILPEDVIKPTGLFSLDILPSHPDLAGAAIELVSHKNREFKLYDTINRVKDNYDFVLVDCPPSLGLLTLNAIVAADHVLIPVQSEYYALEGLGQLLNSVDLIRKNLDKDVRILGAVCTMYDKRNRLSRTVLKDVRRNFPGYVFDAVIPRNVALAEAPGYGQTIYQFDPASSGANAYRQLAKEVIQVLNEHKP